A region from the Rhinoderma darwinii isolate aRhiDar2 chromosome 2, aRhiDar2.hap1, whole genome shotgun sequence genome encodes:
- the BACH1 gene encoding transcription regulator protein BACH1 — protein MSCSEKKDADFAYESSVHSANVLLGLNSQREQGLLCDVTVAVGDQKFRAHRSVLAASSEYFLSRVVPPSNGEIIITLPDEVTVKGFVPLLQFAYTAKLLVNKDNLLEIKKCAKLLEVHDIEETCFEFLKLKFSDHKTETSECPRKKCCKSFCPKANLQRKQDETERVVIHEVEDIWREDFSQKLKCPTQIENSSPSPESPKQPCETFCFARENASNFSSLCPKYRKFQKACRSGRVRSVSTCSSNQEAQSPSPAPSSEVSEGTSQPKSQMGHLQVSKSEALPPQDTNVVYQNLMCNDDKIVTPTVYPPCFPLGPGPPDFSSVPFPCAYQPYRNYIGSPNNSNPEVLPDRGSNELSDSRAPEFPRADLVTEADMSPAMEPQPIPERSNVEREVAEHLAKGFWSDVYPAAFSGQQEIEMVTPKQLQEANHLDKRSECPWLSISISNETPERTFTTLNPVSCPFINTISNEVCANSPDSNSKNMGDTPEKCPYVCPINLEEESETDSEDDSGGSCSAREMECEKQLPFNTQKIISLSRYDFQSLVKMHNLTSEQLDCIHDIRRRSKNRIAAQRCRKRKMDCIQNLETEIRKLLNEKQHLLKERDQILSTLGETKQNLSGLCHQVCREASLSREQIQVLAKYSSSECPLSFLVPERGKMLLQCEAILQEFAGGLLNNVEASPPKVKEGRSLQNTGHVPVLTSAPALPGQSGAQVGITDFCQQVTAESTTDEQS, from the exons ATGTCTTGTAGTGAGAAGAAAGACGCTGATTTTGCTTACGAGTCTTCAGTTCACAGTGCAAACGTTCTGCTTGGCCTGAACAGCCAGCGGGAGCAGGGTCTTCTCTGTGATGTGACCGTTGCGGTGGGAGATCAGAAATTCCGGGCACATCGCTCCGTGCTCGCTGCTTCCAGTGAATATTTCCTATCACGTGTCGTGCCACCGAGCAATGGGGAGATTATTATAACCCTTCCTGACGAG GTAACCGTGAAAGGCTTTGTTCCGCTCCTTCAGTTTGCATATACCGCGAAACTTCTCGTCAACAAAGATAATTTATTGGAAATCAAAAAGTGTGCAAAGCTACTGGAGGTACATGACATTGAAGAAACCTGTTTCGAGTTCCTTAAGTTAAAATTCTCTGACCATAAAACTGAAACATCAGAATGTCCCAGGAAGAAATGCTGCAAGTCTTTTTGTCCGAAGGCAAATCTTCAACGCAAACAAGACGAAACCGAAAGGGTGGTTATACATGAGGTGGAAGATATCTGGAGGGAGGACTTTTCTCAGAAGCTCAAATGTCCAACGCAGATCGAAAATTCATCCCCATCCCCCGAAAGTCCAAAACAGCCATGTGAAACTTTTTGTTTTGCCAGAGAGAATGCTTCCAACTTTTCCTCTCTTTGCCCAAAATACAGAAAGTTTCAGAAAGCATGTAGAAGTGGCAGGGTACGATCTGTCAGCACATGTTCCAGCAACCAAGAAGCTCAGAGTCCGTCACCAGCACCATCCAGCGAGGTGTCCGAGGGTACCAGTCAGCCAAAATCTCAGATGGGGCACCTGCAGGTATCCAAGTCCGAGGCTCTACCTCCGCAGGACACTAATGTGGTTTATCAAAACCTAATGTGCAACGATGACAAAATAGTGACCCCTACAGTCTACCCTCCATGTTTTCCTTTAGGACCGGGACCTCCGGACTTCAGTTCTGTGCCTTTTCCATGTGCTTATCAGCCATACAGGAACTATATTGGTTCACCTAACAACTCCAATCCAGAAGTCTTACCAGATAGGGGCAGCAACGAACTAAGCGACAGTCGGGCACCTGAATTCCCAAGGGCGGACCTAGTAACGGAAGCAGATATGTCACCTGCCATGGAGCCGCAACCGATTCCAGAACGTAGTAATGTGGAGAGAGAAGTAGCAGAACATCTTGCAAAAGGTTTTTGGTCCGATGTTTACCCCGCTGCATTTTCAGGTCAACAAGAAATAGAAATGGTAACTCCCAAACAACTGCAGGAAGCCAATCATTTGGACAAAAGGTCCGAATGTCCATGGCTTTCCATTTCTATTTCCAATGAGACCCCTGAACGGACCTTCACAACACTCAATCCAGTATCATGCCCATTTATCAATACTATTTCTAACGAGGTTTGTGCCAACAGTCCAGATTCTAACAGCAAGAACATGGGTGACACACCGGAAAAATGCCCATATGTCTGTCCTATTAACTTGGAGGAAGAATCGGAAACGGACAGTGAAGACGATAGCGGCGGATCTTGTTCCGCCAGAGAAATGGAGTGTGAG AAACAACTTCCATTCAACACAcagaaaataatttcactttcacGATATGACTTCCAGTCCTTAGTAAAAATGCACAATCTCACTTCCGAGCAGCTGGACTGTATCCATGACATACGTCGACGGAGTAAGAACAGGATTGCTGCTCAGCGATGCCGGAAAAGAAAAATGGACTGCATCCAAAACCTGGAGACAGAGATACGGAAGCTG CTCAATGAAAAGCAACATTTGCTGAAGGAAAGAGACCAAATTTTATCCACTTTGGGAGAAACCAAACAGAACTTGTCTGGACTTTGCCACCAGGTCTGCCGGGAAGCATCTCTGAGCCGAGAACAGATTCAAGTCCTGGCAAAATATTCCAGTTCTGAGTGTCCCCTGTCCTTCCTGGTTCCTGAAAGAGGGAAAATGCTCCTCCAGTGTGAAGCCATATTACAAGAATTCGCAGGGGGGCTGTTAAACAACGTTGAAGCTTCTCCCCCCAAAGTAAAAGAGGGCAGAAGCTTACAGAATACAGGCCATGTACCAGTCTTAACCTCCGCACCAGCTTTACCCGGGCAGTCCGGCGCCCAAGTAGGCATCACTGATTTTTGCCAACAAGTGACTGCTGAAAGCACTACTGATGAACAAAGCTAG